The Vitis vinifera cultivar Pinot Noir 40024 chromosome 8, ASM3070453v1 genome segment ATAGATATACACAAAAAAAGGTGATCATgatcaacatatcaaatatccAAAGCAACAAAACACAAAGAAACTGTCATGATCAACTACATGTTATATCAACATCCAAGTAAAATGTAAAATGTAAAATGTCTTCCATTCTTTGTCCCAAAAGAAGACAAAGATCACTTAAGATCTGTCCAAAACAAGCAAAATATATGAAACTATCAAACTGAACATGATATCAAAAGGAAGTTGTCCAAAAAGATAACTAGCAGCTACACAGCTAAGAGAGAAGTTTGTGGACAAAGTCTTCAAGATCTTGCAACTGATCCATGTTGCATAGCATTTGTCCATCAATTAGTGAGAAGTCTCTCTCCATATGAGATTGGAGTTGAGAAATCTATTCAGACAACAAGGTGGGTTGTGTAGAAATTTTCTCATCCAATGCATCAAACTTAGCACAAAGTTGAGCTTAGACACTTGAATCCGAGTCACCTTCACCAATTTGGATCTTAGCTCTACGATGACACACCTTCTTCTTAGAACTAAGGGCACCCTCAATCTGTCTTTGACTTCGATTCCAAGATGAGGTATCAATGGGACCCATTGGTTTGAGAAATGAAGAATGTACAAGAAATTCCACCGAGCTCTTTGGCAAATTTTTGTGATTAAAATGCTAAAGGGAATAATCTTCTTTTTAGACACGAAAGGATCTCATTGAACAATCATCTCATCTAAGATGCAAGATACTAGGTTGATCGGTTCCCAATGAAAAATGCAGGACTAGAGAATGCAAATCCTTCTTACAAATATGTGCCCGATAAGAAGATGGATAAACAGAGAATGTTAGAAAGGTCGTCAACACCTATGCAAGATGAGATATGCTACTAGTGTGTACAATTGAGACTAGCTGACCTCGAACCTCTCCCCATAAGTCAATAGCCACTCTATCTAACAGCTCAGAAGTGAATTCCAATTCACTCATAAAGGGTGCTTCAACCAATAGGATGCCTAAGACTTCAGTAATCACCTTTGGAGTGGCTTTAACAACAATTCTAAAGAGACTTAACTTTAGGTAGGACTCATCCAAGTCATGTTCAATAATCTTCAAATAAAACATTTGGACAACAGGAGCACACACAATCCTAGTGAAGCCTGCAAGATGAATCCAACCTAGTTCTACAAACAGTGCTGGAATTGGTGTGTCGAGAAATGATTTTAGATGAAGTCGTTTGTTAACAACAAGAGACCTCTGATGATAAACCTTAGTGTATAAGTCTCTACATAATTTTTCCAAGAAATCATTGAAAACAATCCTATCTATGGAAGTTTTCGCAGGAGCCTTAGGGATACTAGGAGTCTGAATAGGTGGATTGATGGGTAAATTCTCATCTTAAGCACTTTTTGGGGTCTTAAAGGATGACCCTTTAACTAGGGCCTTGTTTCCACGACCTTTCAGAGGTATAGTTTTGAAAACACGTACTCTGAAGACCAATAGAATAGGAAGACCCGATGCCCATTCAAACCCTTGCTGGAAAGCTTGAGTAGAAACCCAATATAGACACACAAGACTATTGGAGGATGACAAACTTGTATAAATAGAAGTAGTGGTTGTTGAAAAAAAACCTTGTAAAGGAAAAGACACAACcacaagaagaagaacacacAAAAATGGTGTCGGCAACAACATATGGAGCACCAGCCGACCACAAATGCTGGAACACAGGCCGATGAAAGTAATTAGATTGAACATGTTGTTTTGAACAATGGTCTCAAGGGTAGATTGCGATTTTCAGTTGTGACAATAGGATGTAATCTTGTGGTAGGACGTTGAAAAGATGCCAACCGTAAGTGAGACACACAGTTTGGCGataaaaggtgaaaaaaaatgTGTTGTGCAAAGAATGGAAATGATGTGTTGTGAGATAATCTAGCGAAAAAGATCGAAAATGGCAAAAAGAAAACACCAGCAACAAGATAAGGAGCATAGTGTGCTAGCTATGCAAACCGCTATTAGCTTAAGAAGATTATGATGGAAtgactaaaaaagaaaagttggcAATGGCCGGAAAGGAAATCCGGTGACATTGGGCAAAAAAGAAGCATAAAAACTAGAGTGATGAGTTGTGTTGAACGGCAATGGCGGAGAGCTTCGACAATGATATTTTTGCCAAAAGTGATCGGAATGAAGAACTGGTGGCGATAGCTAGAGAGGATGCGCAAAAAAGAATGATATCTTCTCTAGAAGAAATGACTTAGGGCTTTTtagagaaatgaaaggaaaaattttGGGGATTTTGACTTTTTCACCTTTAAACCATATGAGTATAATCAGCTAGGggcaaaaattgattttttcacAAATCCATAAGTGGTATCGATCTTGGTGGATCGATCAAGCTTTCGATCGTGAGTTCTCGGTTATACACAGTCACATAGGTTTGAACAtgccaaatttgaaaaaaaaaaaaaggctaagtGTGTGAAAAACAAGGAATAAGTGGTATCAATCTTGGTGGATCGATCCAGGATTTGTTCAAGGGCTCTCGGTCACAAGATTATGCACATAGTGAATCGATCCACAAATTCAGCAGATCGATCCACACCCTATTGAAAAACGACTTAGGCAAAAACTGACgaaaaatcataagaaacaCACCAACAAGCtttccaaaaattgaaaattgatcaACCAAAGTTGATATACAATAGGATGACATACTTATCTTTCATTCAATAAGTTAGAATTGATTCATATTGAACAAAAATGCTTCCAAGAACTTAACAATAGACAAAATTAACAAACATAGAGATTGAAGAACCTTTCGAATTTATCAAATGAATtagtaaaaaacaaatgattatCAACACTCTAACAAGAAAACTTAAGCTCAAAGAAGACTTACTCATGACACTATAAAACAGTGAGAATGTTAATTTCTATCCACTTATGAACatatatctatccatgaggcaaaaatcattttcaagatgCTTTTCCTTCATAAAGAAATTCAAGATAATATTCCAAGAAGTCAATTTGCACCTCTCTTGGATGGATTTCTGTTCATacctcattttcttttcacatttagcattaaaagaaatacaaagatATAGACTTTACCCTTaagatctatttttttttttttttttgacttgaGGATCTCTAAGGATGCCTTTACAATGTAACAACATAAGATATGTCCCACTATTTCAATGAAGGCTTTTTAATTCTTGAAACATTGCCAATGAACCATAACCATTCCGAgaaacttcatattttttttcttttattttttttccattttttttatacttaatttcAAAGAGAAGGCAAACAATCAAGGAACGATCATCTCAACCACTCAAGGAATTTCTAGGTGACTTTTCTCACTCTTTAATGCTCATTAAATAGGTATAAGTTTACATTTAGACTTTAAAGAGCATTATTCACCATTTATACAATCACAAGGTTCAACCATGAGCTTTTACtcacttaaaagaaatgaagctAACCTTTTATGGtttatctaatcaaatcaaaatagtaAGGATTCCATATCATGTTTATCAATCAAGCCATGGAGATAAAGACATTTTGAAGCTTTTAAGATCATTAAGAGTCAATCTAACTTTTAAACAAAAGACTAAGCATGTCACTCTCATGAACTTtgcaattttagaaaatttatgaaaaatggagaaaatattGAACCAAAACATAAAGAACATCAACTTGATGACATTTAGGAACTTGAGAACACAACTAGGACTCAAAGATATGCAAGAAGATGTCTGAGATAAGTTCTAGAGGACGTTAATTGAGTGTACATAAGCCTATGGATCTTCTAAGCGATTCAAACCTAGACACATCCAAAGGTTTAGTGAGAATATCAACAATTTGACTCTATTGGAACATATTCCAAGGAAACAATTTTGTCTTCAACTAAATCACGAATGAAGTGATGTCTAATGTCAATGTGTTTTGTTCTAGAGTGAAAAATAGGGTTCTTGGAGATGTTGATGGCACTAGTATTGTCACAAAACACAACCATGGTTCCTTGGTCAATTCCATAGTCTttcaacatttgcttgatctatAGAAGGTTAGAGCAACATCTTCCGACGGTAATATATACAACTTCAACTATTGAGAGTGAAATAgagttttgtttcttactaaTCCAAGCAACCAAGCAATTTCCTATATAAAAACAACCACCTGAAGTGCTTTTCCTATCATCCACATTTCAAGCCCAATCAATATCAGTGTAGCAAGCTACATCAAAATGAATGTTAAACGGATACCAAAGGCCTAGCTATAAAATACTAGCAATGTACCTAATAATGCGCTTAAAAGCTATGAAATGAGATTCCTTAGGACATGCTTGATACCTAGCACATGCTCCAACACTAAAAGCTATGTCAGGTCTACTAGCAGTGAAGTATAAGAGGCTACCAATCATGCTCCTATACAATTTTttctctaccatttttccaaatttatccTTACTTAGCTTTAGATTGGTAGGCATTGGTGTCCTAAAGTGTTTGGCCGACTCAAGTCCAAACTTCTTACCAAGTTTCCTAGCATAATTGGATTGGGATAAGAAAATcccatccttgagttgtttCACTTGGAAACCAAGAAAGTAGGTCAATTCCCTTACCATGcttatttcaaactcactttTCATCTCTTTGGCAAAATCTAAAGCACACTCACTGAAGGTAGAGCCAAACACTATGTCATCCATCTAGATTTGTGATACCAAGAacacttcatcatttcttctaaTGAACAATGTTTGATCAATTTCCCTTCTCATGAATCATTTCTTAAGAAGATAGGATGTGAGTCTTTCATGCCAAGCTTTAGGagcttgctttaaaccatagagaatttttttaagtCTATAGACATTAGGATACCTAGGGTCTTGAAACCCTTTATGTTGCTCCACATACACTTCTTCATTGAGGATCCCATTAAGAAAGACACTTCTGACATCCATttgaaacaatttaaatttccaTACAGAAACTACAACTAAAAGTATTCGAATGGATTCAAGTCTTGCAACCAGAGCAAAggtttcatcaaaatcaattcccTCAATTTGCTTAAACCCTTGAGCAACCAACCTAACTTTATTTCTCACAATCacaccattttcatccattttatttttgaaaatccatGTTGTTCCAATGACATTCACATATTTTGGTTTAGGCAATAAGAACCAAACTTCATTTCTAGAAAATTGATTTAGCTCTTCATGAAGAGCCTCTACCCAAGCTTCATCATTCAAggtttctttaacatttttttggttcaatttgGGAGGTATAACAAACATAGCTTATCTCGTTTAGCTTGGATTGTCTCATTGTTACCATATTATCCTCATAGTTCCCAATCACATTGCTCAATGGATGGTTCTTAGGTACCCTTGATTTATTTGTCTTTGATGGCTCAATCCTCcccttatattttttctttccttgcttttatctcttttattccttttcacttaacttttcatttttagatttttcttcaattacTTCAATATCTTTTGACACATCAATTCTATCTTTATCACACTCTCTTGACCTTGATCCTAGATCATCCATAATTACATTGATTGATTCCACCATACAAAATGTATACTCTATATGCTTGATTTTTGGAGGAATATCCTAAGAATATCCTCTTTTCACTATTGGATTCAAACTTTCCAAGATTTTCATGATCTTTCAAGACATAGTATCTACTTCCAAACACTCTAAAGTACTTCATACTAGGTTATTTTTACCTTTCCACAACTCATAACAAGCCTTCCTAGTGTGAATATTGACAAACAACATAACAATTATCTAAAGTTCTCAAACCAATCATCACACAATTTCCATTCAAATCAAACACtttatataaattttgtgaATATTGAACATTGAACTTCTTGTCACATATTTGACTAATGCTAATCAAGTTGGCTTTCAATCCTTCCACATATAAGATCTCTCCAATGCTAatcatatttaactttttttttctctctttaagGCTTTAATCTCATTGATTAAACTTTTTTAGAAGTCTTCCTGATTCGTCCCCATTGcagtcatgccatttgattctggctCAGACTGGtgtaatcaaaatttataaaacctaaatcaccccatactagggtagcataactaatatagtatagtggctttaggatcgtCCACAATGATGAGTTTTCATCGTACAATTGACttaaatgaaggaaataaaatgatgttttttcttatgaaaatggaattgtggttgcaaagattgattttaagttaagcaaaaacaataagtgaaattaactacaaagaaaaagtctcttggagctttaggtcactaggatcaagttccttaggcaaagggggagattccggatcttctcctcgcgttggggataataacataaaggatggttatctcccgaaccggttttatatttagcaattatgatttgatccaaaggtttcaaacactaaagattCTTACCTTGAACCatcttccaatggctcgtaaatgataactaatagacatccatggatctagtaATAAGCATCCATggaatccgaaaagcttaccaagtattggccattcaaggtgcttttaagggatttaaaactaaatcttaaaataaaaaccattaatggtgaACAACTTCTTTCATTTAAAGTAAGGACAACTCCCATCTTTGCATTCAAATCCTTCACCTAGCTTCTCTCACTCtaagaaacgtaaaacctagccactcatcccctgagaaatcatcctcaaaggttgtttggctagaaggaaaagtgaaaacaaaatgagaaggaaagacagatcaaaagctctgtatatttcttactacgaGAATTTTACAAGTGTTTAATGAAAAACATCCATCCTCTCTCCCTCTGTCTCTCCCCTTATATATAAGCtacctaaaagatatataaaaagatataaaagaaaatagctAGGTTGGTCacaaggagaaactaggaaattacacaaaatatctgaagataaaaatctaatggagtcggtgcacaggaagatttcgcataccatgcgaaatttggcatggtgtgcgaaatccTTTGGCTACCTCAAGtggtttcgcatggtgtgcgaaatttcgcacaaccaTGCGAAAATGCTAGtagttggatttcttcctctggttttcttccttgcatatTTGATTAGCTTGGCAAatggctatgaagtgctccaaagcttggatattcatgtatttgagcttcaacttgtattgccatggatttcacaaaattctccctcattcttggcttatttcaatgatcaaatagctaccaaaaacaccaaaacttgccaaaaacttattagtaacccttgttaggttccttaatgtgccaattgagttaaaaggtattaactactactcaaaagtatttaaaacagttagtttcaagctataaaagagtactttttgagtagtaatcacttccACTCAACTTGTTCTTGTTTGAGACTTAAGCACTCCTTATACAAAGTCTCATATGCAAAGTCAAAACTCATCTCATCACCATCGGAGTCACTTGACTCACAAGACTCACTAAGAACCTCTTTCTTGAGTGGTTCCTCAATGACACTTGCCATAAAGGCTTTGAAATTAGCGCATTCATCACTTGCATTGGattttctttcacttgattGATATGATTTTATGTCACTCCAAGTGACTTGTATggctttctttccttttttctttgagGAACATTCGGTGGCATAGTGCTCATTTCCCCCACACTTGAAGCACTCAACTTCAAGGTCCTTTTTAACACTCTTgtctttctttttatcttttacatttgatttttccCATTGAATTGTTCCATGTTTTAGCATCTTCCTTAGACGTCTTCTTATATTTCCTAAACTTCatgtattttttgaattttctagcaAATCTAGCAACTTCTCCATCCAACATTTTCTCATCACCCTCACCTTTGAAACCTAAGGACTTCTCTTTAATGGCATTCAAGGCAATGTCCTTTGATTTACTAGGTGATCTAAGAGTCATTTCAAAGGTTTGGAGTGAATCGAAAAGTTCATCTACTTTCAAGGAATCCACATCCTTGGACTCTTCAATGACGGTGACTTTTACTCTAAATCTCTTCGGAAGATATCTTAGAATTTTTCTAACCACTTTGGAGTTAGGAATGGACTCACCTAGATTAAAGCTAGAATTCACAATGTCCATCAATTTTGCATGAAACCCTCCAAAGTTCTCATGATCTTTCATCCTAATTGTCTCAAACGTAGAGGTCAACATTTGAAGTTTGGGCAGTTTCACAGCATTAGTTCCTTCATAAGTCACTTCGATGATATCCCAAACCTCTTTAGCTGAAGTACATGTGGCTATTCTACGAAATTCATCTATGCTAATGACATTAAAGATGAAATACATGGATCTAACATTGTTCTCACTAGCTTCATTATCACCTCTATCGCATTCCAACTTAGGCTTGATAACATTAGTTGGTCTACCTTCTCTATCCAACACCTTAGGTGTAGACCAACCAAATTCAACGGCATTCCAAATTTTTTCACTttacattttgagaaaatattgcattctcactttccaataagaatatttttttccagTTAAGAATGGTGGTCTCCCAATGGAAGCTACCATTAATGAGGTTTCTTAATTGAGATTCAAGgatcaaaaatgatttttgtttttaaaaacctgctcttataccaattgaaaatgtgaatctcaataGTGGAATACACCTAAAGAGGGGGAGGAGAggagggtgaataggtgttttgaCCAATTAAACAAAATCTCAACATCAATTAGCAAACCTTAAAactttttgaatgtttttattctCTTCACACAGTCTCAAAAACACAAATTATAAATCACATGCATATATGAAtgcaaatattattaaaatgcaGTTCATATGCACATGATCCAACACTCTCAAACTCAAATCAACTTAAactaaattatgataaaaatgaGATCAATATACCTCAAAATGTCAATGATCAACAATCAGAAACAATTTCAAAGATGATTCATAGCCatttattttcatcattcaatcaaatattagacaatcaaaattttaataaagtgCTGAAACTAAAAACTTATGCtaagaagagaaagagagataaTGAGATACCATAAATTTACGTGAAAAATCtctgaaaagataaaaaaccaaGGGCCTACAACCGATTGAAAAtatccactatgaagaataaaaaccaaatataaggttttacctaactcaagtcaaccaatccttcccggactacttgactagtaccttcatttTCAACTTTTGACCTTCTTCTTCCAGAGCACACTTGGATTTTGCACCAAGCTCAATCATGGTCTCTTCTTGAattcacacaagaagaaaatgggtttttgagCAAAACCAAGAGAATGAGAGATGAATGTTTTATAAATCAACCCAtgttcattttcataaaatctattaaaaaaaaaattcttggaaaCCTTGGATGAATTTTCTTTATAGGCAAACACCCTTAAAATGGTGAGGAAAGAAAGACTTTCTCACGGCTGTTGCAGCCACCACCTCTAGAAATAGgagaaatttgattttaaatgagaATAAAAGCCCTTAATTCAATGGCGgaaaattcatattaaaaacatgttagtTCGATCGATCTGCCCTTGCACCTGGATCGACCCAAAAACAGGGGAACAAAAGCCTTGCACCAAAAATATTTCTCCCAACTTTCTTAActcatttaaagatgaaaaaaaaaacagagttgATTCACATTTAATCACCACACACTCAGCTACATACCTCGGCCTCTTAGCAAAATCTTAATCTTCAAAGGTCAAGTAGTCCGAAGAGGGATTGGTAAAacgagttaggggacacttagaaattttttctgaaattgccaacctagctaaacactcacacaCTTTATATTGTAATAATTAGAGTGTTGTTCACTTAGCAAAGAATCTTGTTCATCATACCAAGAGAAAGCATAAATAGATTCGATATCATTACATACAACCAGTTTTAGAAGGTAGAGTTTTGGTTCTTGAGAAGATTAAGTATgtcaaaatcaaaactaatatGATAATGAGAAGTAGTAGAGAAGTTGAAGTTTTGTTCAACTTCAATTGAATTTGTCACTCAAGGAATGAGGAGTTGCTGGCTATAGGAGACATTTAGTGGTGGCTTACTCTCTAAGTATGAAATTATTGAATTGTGTGGAGCTTAATTATACTACTCTTTCCCATGATTGCACATTGACCTATTGTGTTATGTTGCGCGTGAGTTCCTAATAGAATAccttttatttcattcattcattcattcttcttttttattatagGTGGGCATGTCTAGTGCAACCGAAACTCTTTGTGGCCAAGCATTTGGAGCAAAGCAGTATCATATGTTAGGAATATACTTGCAACGCTCATGGATTGTTGATGCTACTACTGCAACAATTTTGACTCCTCTCTTCATCTTTTCAGCTCCCATATTCAAATTACTTGGTCAGGAAGAGGACATAGCTATAGCTACTGAAAATATTTCTCTATGGTTCCTTCCCTATCTCTACTATATGGTTTTTAGCAGGAGCATCCAAATGTATTTGCAAGCTCAGCTCAAGAACATGATTGTGGGATGGCTATCTACTTTCTCATTTGTGCTTCATGTGTTCTTGTCTTGGAtctttgtgattgtattaaagtTTGAGATTCCTGGAGCAATGGTTGCATTGAACATATCTAGTTGGTCAATGGTCATTGGAGCATTTGTGTATGTGTTTGGAGGTTGGTGCCCTAAAACATGGAGAGGATTCACTACTGTAGCCTTCACTGACCTATTGCCTGTGGTAAAGCTCTCAATATCATCTGGTGTGATGCTTTGGTAACCACTGATCACCATACATTTTAGTTTACTTgctataatatatttttctctcttgCTACATATATGCTTTGTTCTTATAAATAAGAATGATAGGAAATATACATTCATTTGGTAATGATTTCAAGTGAATACTGCCGAAAAAAATGGACTTCTTGCTGCTAAATTTTCTATTATGTTCTTATAAAGATGATGATCTCAAGTGAGTACTACAAACAAGGTCATATTTTCAAGCAATAAATATactaaagataatttttaaaaggtgATAGAGATGGAAAGGTAGATCATGCACATTCTTGTCATGACATGGGAGAAAACATATGTTCTGGATATATCTAATATCGAATTTCCACCTTGTTGGATCAATGACTTTGATAACCTAGATTAGATAATAGGAAACAAGATTAGAACCTACTACAAAATTCACCTGTGCAATATTTTGAACCGATATGCATTGAAAGTGCTAATACACTTTCCAATATGAAACGCATTGTTTGCACAACaaaaaatctcattcatttttagTGCTAAtctgaaatatttttcattatcttcAACAGCTTACAGTTGTGGTATTATGCTATTCTACTATTATTGGCTGGATATCTGAAAAATGCAACAGTTTCCATATCTGCTTTCTCCATTTGGTGAGGCTTTAACCAATTTCTTGATCTTATTTATGTATGCAACATTACTTTTTCTTGAAGGAATTACATTTAAGTTAATGACTTTGCAGTCTCAATATCAATACATGGGAAATGATGTTAACCCTTGGCTTCCTGGGTGCCACTAGGTTTGTCTTCTATTACCAATTAACACTACGCACCTGCTTCCTCTAGCAATGGGTAGCCTATTtccttctaaaaaaaattatctttgtgTTTGCAGTGTGCGGGTATCAAATGAGCTGGGAAGAGGAAATGCTAAAGCTGCAAAATTTGCTATTAAATACATCTTATGTACTTCAATTTGTATTGGAGTAGTCTTCTGGATTTTGTGTTTAGTCTTTGGTCATGATATTGGATATTTGTTTACAAGCAATGAAGAAGTTGCAGAAACTGTTTCAAGTCTCTCTGTCCTTCTCGCTTTCTCAATCTTGCTTAATAGTGTTCAACCTGTACTCTCAGGCAAGTACTTCTTCGTTTGAGTgtaaaatattttgttcttaTTCCGTGATGCTTACATTCATGATGGATCGAGTCAAGAGCTTCATCTTAATAGTCAAGTAAATATCAAACCATATATTCATGCACACATAAAAATCTTCCCAAATTTTTGTTTCTCTAATCTTAAAATTCTTTCCTAGCAGGGGTGGCCATAGGGGCTGGTTGGCAGAGCAAGGTTGCATATATAAATATTGGTAGCTATTATATCATTGGGGTTCCATTAGGAGTTTTGCTTGGCTATGTGGCCCATCTTTCAGTCAAGGTAAGAAGCCGATCTGATGGATTAGCAGTGGTGGAATCCACACTGCATCTAATTAGCTTGTAACATTATTAGCAGATACATATCTCTATATAATTAATAACAACCTAATGGGGACTCATTTTTATAGAGGCTAATAGGTTGGTTGATATTATTGCTAAGAAAGGGTTATATACAAGAAAGAGAGTCCAGGTTTTAGCTTGAGAGTT includes the following:
- the LOC100265386 gene encoding protein DETOXIFICATION 24 gives rise to the protein MDNNIEERLLGSEAEGERDLRAKIWEESKMTWRIAFPSILFRVTSFGTLVVTQVFIGRISQLDLAAYALVQTILIRFVNGILVGMSSATETLCGQAFGAKQYHMLGIYLQRSWIVDATTATILTPLFIFSAPIFKLLGQEEDIAIATENISLWFLPYLYYMVFSRSIQMYLQAQLKNMIVGWLSTFSFVLHVFLSWIFVIVLKFEIPGAMVALNISSWSMVIGAFVYVFGGWCPKTWRGFTTVAFTDLLPVVKLSISSGVMLCLQLWYYAILLLLAGYLKNATVSISAFSICLNINTWEMMLTLGFLGATSVRVSNELGRGNAKAAKFAIKYILCTSICIGVVFWILCLVFGHDIGYLFTSNEEVAETVSSLSVLLAFSILLNSVQPVLSGVAIGAGWQSKVAYINIGSYYIIGVPLGVLLGYVAHLSVKGMWSGMICGVVVQGMLLTYMIWKTDWDEQVRKASQRLNRWFLKPSEESNEGPSQA